From Streptomonospora salina, the proteins below share one genomic window:
- a CDS encoding glycosyltransferase yields the protein MLPLDPARHVVTAVIVTHDGARWLPETLDAVREQSRPVQRVIGVDTGSRDRSGRILADYIAPDAITTLDRSTGFGDAVRAALDMPRARAEFPGAAPDATEWVWLVHDDCTPEPDALHHLLLAANDDPRAAVLGPKLRDWFDRRLLVEAGVTIDGAGRRETGLEAREFDHGQHDDTRAVLAVSSAGMLVRRDVWDQLDGFDRTLPIFRDDIDFCWRAGGAGHRVLIVTDAVAYHAEAAARRRRRISAASDHPRRLDRRNAIFVLLANLPMGGMLAAFVRNTFASLLRVLMYIVAKQPANAFDEAVAISAVYLMPGRLIGARLRRRRNRRRTYSAIRPFLARGVALRQFTDSVANLVAGTPGLDTAGRHQAVTAPPPEDEDPLDDEHSLLWRAATSPGLLLVAALTVVTLIAERALLFGGTLAGGALPPVEGGAADLWSLYLTGTPEVGAGAGAPAPPYVGLLALLSTLLLGRPEVAVSVILLGCVPLAGFTAYLLARRVLHYRPAQVWMAGSYALLPMATGAVAQGRLGTALVHALLPVLGILLTRMLTLPERQSRRSAWALAVFIAVGTAFVPLLWLLALATGLLVAVAYGHLGRRLYTGLAIALTAPLVLLLPWSLELFLHPSLWLLEAGLHRPELSSPPPSAEQLLMLSPGGPGSPPVWITAGFLAGSLAALVLLRHRMLIAVGWSVALFGVLAAIAVSRVPVAPWYGGPAAPAWPGVALAFAATALLLSAATTAQSFGLMWSMGGPRRAFVAGAAALALTTPVCAAGVWMWNGAQGPLTGQGGPAIPGMLSAIGDDDRHARTLVVSPQHEGPVRYAVLRGRGPRIGEGQIPAAERTGEALDGVVAGLIAGQGGDQAGDLRELGIGYILMPRPPAEDGSSVTPVDTVDGVPGVSRVLLTERFGLWRLDEPTGRVRVTGGGGADAALKSRDGDGTTYDVPPGPAGRTLALAEPAGTGWSAALDGEQLTAGADGSGLVAFELPAGGGELTLDKDDPLRQGWLAVEGALLVVAVMFALPGVRTEEDLREEERQPAPRPRRPAPGGRRGSTGSRGAPRGRRGRGARRAEDPGAGGAGEAGEGSDP from the coding sequence GTGCTACCTCTGGACCCGGCTCGCCACGTCGTCACCGCCGTCATCGTCACCCACGACGGCGCCCGTTGGCTGCCGGAGACGCTCGACGCCGTCCGCGAGCAGTCACGGCCGGTGCAGCGCGTCATCGGCGTCGACACCGGAAGCCGCGACCGCAGCGGCCGCATCCTCGCCGATTACATCGCTCCCGACGCCATCACCACGCTGGACCGCTCCACCGGTTTCGGCGACGCCGTGCGCGCGGCGCTGGACATGCCGCGCGCCCGCGCCGAATTCCCGGGCGCCGCGCCCGACGCCACCGAGTGGGTCTGGCTGGTCCACGACGACTGCACACCCGAGCCCGACGCGCTGCACCACCTGCTGCTGGCCGCCAACGACGACCCCCGCGCCGCCGTGCTCGGCCCCAAGCTGCGCGACTGGTTCGACCGCCGCCTGCTCGTGGAAGCCGGGGTGACCATCGACGGCGCCGGGCGCCGCGAAACCGGTCTGGAGGCGCGCGAGTTCGACCACGGCCAGCACGACGACACCCGGGCGGTGCTGGCGGTCTCCAGCGCGGGCATGCTGGTCCGGCGCGACGTGTGGGACCAGCTCGACGGGTTCGACCGCACCCTGCCGATCTTCCGCGACGACATCGACTTCTGCTGGCGCGCCGGCGGAGCCGGCCACCGCGTCCTCATCGTCACCGACGCGGTCGCCTACCACGCCGAGGCCGCCGCCCGCCGCCGCAGGCGCATCAGCGCCGCATCCGACCACCCGCGCCGGCTGGACCGCCGCAACGCGATCTTCGTGCTGCTGGCCAACCTGCCCATGGGCGGCATGCTCGCCGCGTTCGTGCGCAACACCTTCGCTTCGCTGCTGCGGGTACTGATGTACATCGTGGCCAAACAGCCCGCCAACGCCTTCGACGAGGCCGTGGCCATCAGCGCGGTCTACCTCATGCCCGGCCGGCTCATCGGTGCCCGCCTGCGCCGCCGGCGCAACCGCCGGCGCACCTACAGCGCCATCCGCCCGTTCCTGGCGCGCGGCGTCGCGCTGCGGCAGTTCACCGACTCCGTGGCCAACCTGGTCGCGGGCACCCCCGGTCTGGACACCGCCGGCCGCCATCAGGCCGTCACCGCGCCGCCGCCCGAGGACGAAGACCCCCTCGACGACGAGCACAGCCTGCTGTGGCGCGCGGCGACCAGCCCCGGGCTGCTGCTGGTCGCCGCGCTGACGGTGGTGACCCTGATCGCCGAGCGCGCGCTGCTGTTCGGCGGCACGCTGGCGGGCGGCGCGCTCCCGCCGGTCGAGGGCGGAGCCGCGGACCTGTGGAGCCTCTACCTCACGGGAACCCCCGAGGTCGGCGCCGGCGCGGGCGCGCCCGCGCCTCCCTACGTCGGCCTGCTGGCGCTGCTGTCCACTCTGCTGCTGGGCAGGCCCGAGGTCGCGGTGAGCGTCATCCTGCTGGGCTGCGTGCCACTGGCCGGATTCACCGCCTACCTGCTGGCGCGGCGCGTGCTGCACTACCGCCCCGCCCAGGTGTGGATGGCGGGCTCCTACGCCCTGCTGCCGATGGCCACCGGCGCGGTCGCCCAGGGACGGTTGGGCACGGCCCTGGTTCACGCCCTGCTTCCGGTTCTGGGCATCCTGCTCACCCGGATGCTCACCCTCCCGGAACGCCAGTCGCGCCGCAGCGCCTGGGCGCTGGCGGTGTTCATCGCCGTCGGCACCGCGTTCGTCCCGCTGCTGTGGCTGCTGGCGCTGGCTACGGGCCTGCTGGTCGCCGTCGCCTACGGCCACTTGGGGCGCCGTCTCTACACCGGCCTCGCCATCGCCCTGACCGCGCCGCTGGTGCTGCTGCTGCCGTGGTCGCTGGAACTGTTCCTGCACCCGTCGCTGTGGCTCCTGGAGGCCGGGCTGCACCGGCCGGAGCTGTCCTCGCCCCCGCCGAGCGCCGAGCAGCTGCTGATGCTCTCGCCCGGGGGACCCGGAAGCCCGCCCGTGTGGATCACCGCCGGCTTCCTGGCCGGATCCCTGGCCGCGCTGGTCCTCCTGCGCCACCGCATGCTCATCGCCGTGGGCTGGAGCGTGGCACTGTTCGGCGTGCTCGCCGCGATCGCCGTCAGCCGCGTCCCGGTCGCGCCCTGGTACGGCGGTCCGGCCGCCCCCGCCTGGCCGGGCGTCGCGCTGGCCTTCGCCGCGACCGCGCTGCTGCTGTCGGCGGCCACCACCGCCCAGTCGTTCGGCCTGATGTGGTCCATGGGCGGGCCGCGCCGCGCCTTCGTCGCGGGTGCGGCGGCGCTGGCCCTGACCACGCCCGTGTGCGCGGCCGGCGTCTGGATGTGGAACGGTGCCCAGGGCCCGCTGACCGGGCAGGGCGGTCCCGCCATCCCCGGCATGCTCAGCGCCATCGGCGACGACGACCGCCACGCCCGCACCCTCGTCGTCTCGCCGCAGCACGAGGGCCCGGTGCGCTACGCCGTGCTCCGCGGGCGCGGTCCCCGCATCGGCGAGGGCCAGATCCCCGCAGCCGAACGCACCGGCGAAGCTCTGGACGGGGTCGTGGCCGGGCTCATCGCCGGGCAGGGCGGCGATCAGGCCGGCGATCTGCGGGAGCTGGGGATCGGCTACATCCTCATGCCCCGCCCGCCCGCGGAGGACGGCTCCTCGGTCACTCCGGTCGACACCGTCGACGGGGTGCCGGGCGTCTCCCGCGTACTGCTGACCGAGCGCTTCGGACTGTGGCGGCTGGACGAGCCCACCGGTCGGGTCCGCGTCACGGGCGGGGGCGGCGCCGACGCCGCGCTCAAGAGCCGGGACGGCGACGGGACCACCTACGACGTGCCGCCCGGCCCCGCCGGGCGGACGCTGGCCCTGGCCGAGCCCGCCGGAACCGGGTGGAGCGCCGCGCTCGACGGTGAGCAGCTGACCGCCGGCGCCGACGGCAGTGGCCTGGTCGCCTTCGAGCTGCCCGCCGGCGGTGGCGAACTGACGTTGGACAAGGACGACCCGCTGCGGCAGGGGTGGCTGGCGGTAGAAGGCGCGCTGCTGGTCGTGGCCGTGATGTTCGCGCTTCCGGGGGTGCGCACCGAGGAGGACCTGCGCGAGGAGGAGCGGCAGCCGGCTCCGCGGCCGCGCCGCCCGGCGCCGGGCGGCCGGCGCGGCTCCACCGGCAGCCGGGGCGCGCCCCGCGGGCGGCGCGGCCGCGGAGCGCGCCGAGCCGAGGATCCGGGCGCGGGCGGCGCCGGAGAAGCAGGCGAAGGGAGCGACCCGTGA
- a CDS encoding WhiB family transcriptional regulator — protein sequence MSEVIPLAHGADEDLGWQERALCAQTDPEAFFPEKGGSTREAKKVCLSCEVRTECLEYALEHDERFGIWGGLSERERRRLKKAAGQDFDFLADML from the coding sequence ATGAGCGAGGTCATCCCGCTGGCGCACGGCGCAGATGAAGATCTGGGCTGGCAGGAGCGCGCCCTTTGCGCGCAGACCGACCCCGAGGCGTTCTTCCCCGAGAAGGGCGGCTCGACGAGGGAGGCGAAGAAGGTCTGCCTGTCATGCGAGGTGCGTACGGAGTGTCTGGAATATGCGCTGGAGCACGATGAGCGCTTCGGCATCTGGGGGGGACTCTCCGAACGCGAGCGTCGGCGGCTCAAGAAAGCGGCCGGCCAGGATTTCGATTTCCTCGCCGACATGCTGTGA
- the cofD gene encoding 2-phospho-L-lactate transferase produces MRIVVPAGGIGGARFLRGLQKELGVGPDSTGEEHSITVIGNTGDDITLFGLRICPDLDTVMYTLGGGIDEEQGWGRADESFTVKRELAAYGMQPTWFGLGDRDTATHIVRSQMMAAGYPLSAVTEALCDRWRPGVRLLPMTDDRVETHVIVDDGSGGQRALHFQEWWIRHRAALPAHRIVGMGAEDAAPAPGVLEAVEQADAVVLPPSNPVVSIGSVLGVPGIREALERTTVVGVSPIIGGAAVRGMADACLQAIGVETTAGAVAEHYGSDLLDGWLVDRADEGTSVRDVAVRSLPLYMSDPESTAAIARAALDLATELKEPRG; encoded by the coding sequence ATGCGGATAGTCGTACCGGCAGGCGGTATCGGGGGCGCGCGGTTCCTGCGCGGATTGCAGAAGGAGCTGGGAGTCGGCCCCGATTCCACCGGCGAAGAACACTCCATCACGGTCATCGGAAACACGGGTGACGACATCACACTGTTCGGGCTCCGGATCTGTCCGGATCTGGACACGGTGATGTACACCCTCGGCGGCGGAATCGACGAAGAGCAGGGGTGGGGGCGCGCCGACGAGTCGTTCACCGTCAAACGAGAGCTCGCGGCCTACGGCATGCAGCCCACGTGGTTCGGGCTCGGCGACCGCGACACGGCCACCCACATCGTCCGGTCCCAGATGATGGCGGCGGGCTACCCGCTCTCCGCGGTCACCGAGGCGCTGTGCGACCGCTGGCGCCCGGGCGTGCGCCTGCTGCCCATGACCGACGACCGCGTCGAGACCCACGTGATCGTCGACGACGGGTCCGGCGGGCAGCGCGCCCTCCACTTCCAGGAGTGGTGGATCCGGCACCGCGCCGCGCTTCCCGCCCACCGGATCGTGGGGATGGGTGCCGAAGACGCCGCTCCGGCTCCGGGTGTCCTGGAAGCGGTCGAGCAGGCCGACGCGGTGGTGCTGCCGCCGTCGAACCCGGTCGTGAGCATCGGTTCGGTGCTGGGCGTTCCCGGGATCCGCGAGGCGCTGGAGCGCACCACCGTGGTCGGGGTCTCGCCCATCATCGGCGGCGCCGCGGTGCGCGGGATGGCCGACGCCTGCCTGCAGGCGATCGGGGTGGAGACCACCGCCGGGGCGGTGGCCGAGCACTACGGCTCCGACCTGCTGGACGGCTGGCTGGTCGACCGGGCCGACGAGGGGACCTCCGTGCGCGACGTCGCCGTGCGCTCGCTGCCGCTGTACATGAGCGACCCCGAGTCGACCGCCGCGATCGCCCGCGCGGCCCTGGACCTGGCGACCGAGCTGAAGGAGCCGCGCGGATGA
- a CDS encoding coenzyme F420-0:L-glutamate ligase, translated as MNETPAEELRVLGVRGLPQVRPGDDLAALIAESAPGLCDGDVLVVTSKIVSKAEGRIAETDRESAIDAETDRVVARRGPTRIVQTRTGLVMAAAGVDASNVEPGRVLLLPEDPDASARALRAGLHERLGVRVGVLLSDTFGRPWRVGQTDVAVGAAGVGPIQDLRGGADPYGNVLESTLVAVADEVAGAGELVKGKAAGVPVAVVRGIGHLVAEEDGPGAAALVRPADEDMFRYGSRDVVPARRTVREFAEDPVDPAAVRRAVAAAVTAPAPHHTTPWRFVLVESEDVRTRLLDEMLSAWVADLVRDGFSEERIRRRTRRGDVLRHAPSLVVPCLVADGAHPYPDERRAAAERAMFLVAMGAGVQNLLVGLAMEGLGSAWVSSTMFCPDVVRSVLDLPRDWEPMGAVAVGHAARRPQDRPPRDPEAFIEVR; from the coding sequence ATGAACGAGACTCCGGCGGAGGAGCTGCGGGTTCTGGGCGTGCGGGGACTGCCGCAGGTGCGCCCGGGCGACGACCTCGCCGCTCTGATCGCCGAATCCGCACCCGGCCTGTGCGACGGCGACGTCCTGGTGGTCACGTCCAAGATCGTCAGTAAGGCCGAAGGGCGCATCGCCGAGACCGACCGCGAGTCCGCGATCGACGCCGAGACCGACCGCGTGGTGGCCCGGCGCGGACCGACCCGGATCGTGCAGACGCGCACCGGGCTTGTCATGGCGGCCGCCGGGGTGGACGCCTCCAACGTCGAGCCGGGACGCGTGCTGCTGCTGCCCGAGGATCCCGACGCCTCGGCGCGGGCGCTGCGCGCGGGCCTGCACGAGCGCCTGGGGGTGCGCGTCGGCGTGCTGCTCAGCGACACGTTCGGCCGGCCCTGGCGCGTCGGGCAGACCGACGTGGCCGTCGGCGCCGCGGGTGTGGGCCCGATCCAGGACCTGCGGGGCGGCGCGGACCCCTACGGCAACGTGTTGGAGTCGACCCTGGTTGCCGTGGCCGACGAGGTCGCCGGCGCCGGAGAGCTGGTCAAGGGCAAGGCCGCCGGGGTCCCCGTGGCGGTGGTGCGCGGCATCGGGCACCTGGTCGCCGAGGAGGACGGCCCGGGTGCGGCCGCGTTGGTGCGCCCGGCCGACGAGGACATGTTCCGCTACGGGTCGCGCGACGTGGTTCCCGCGCGCCGCACGGTCCGCGAATTCGCCGAGGATCCGGTGGATCCGGCGGCGGTGCGCCGGGCGGTGGCCGCCGCGGTCACGGCGCCGGCGCCGCACCACACGACACCGTGGCGGTTCGTGCTGGTGGAGTCGGAGGACGTGCGCACCCGGCTCCTGGACGAGATGCTGTCGGCGTGGGTGGCCGACCTGGTGCGCGACGGCTTCAGCGAGGAGCGGATCAGGCGCCGCACCCGCCGCGGCGACGTGCTCCGCCATGCGCCCTCCCTGGTGGTGCCGTGCCTGGTCGCCGACGGCGCCCACCCCTACCCCGACGAGCGCCGGGCCGCGGCCGAACGGGCGATGTTCCTGGTGGCCATGGGAGCCGGCGTGCAGAACCTGCTGGTGGGCCTGGCCATGGAGGGGCTGGGCTCGGCGTGGGTCTCCTCGACGATGTTCTGTCCCGACGTGGTGCGCTCGGTACTGGACCTTCCCCGCGACTGGGAGCCGATGGGCGCGGTGGCGGTGGGGCACGCGGCGCGGCGCCCGCAGGACCGGCCGCCGCGCGACCCGGAGGCCTTCATCGAGGTGCGCTGA
- a CDS encoding lytic polysaccharide monooxygenase auxiliary activity family 9 protein — protein MQASAHLTPRRVLTVLAALAGALACMLPLANGALAHGSIVDPATRNYGCYERWGDDHMNEAMAQEDPMCWQAWQDNPNAMWNWNGLYQNGVGGDHQGAVPSGTLCSGGNAEGGRYSSMDTPGAWKTTDIGDDFTLQFYDQASHGADYFRIYVSDDGFDPTSEQLGWDDLDLIKTTGSYEPAENIDIPVSTSGYSGRHVVFTVWKASHMDQNYYFCSDVNFS, from the coding sequence ATGCAAGCTTCTGCCCACCTCACCCCCAGACGTGTCCTCACTGTCCTCGCCGCTCTGGCAGGCGCCCTGGCGTGCATGCTGCCGCTGGCCAACGGTGCTCTCGCCCACGGCTCCATCGTCGACCCGGCGACCCGCAACTACGGCTGCTACGAGCGCTGGGGCGACGACCACATGAACGAGGCCATGGCACAGGAAGACCCCATGTGCTGGCAGGCCTGGCAGGACAACCCCAACGCCATGTGGAACTGGAACGGCCTCTACCAGAACGGCGTCGGCGGCGACCACCAGGGAGCCGTCCCCAGCGGCACGCTGTGCAGCGGCGGCAACGCCGAAGGCGGCCGCTACTCCTCGATGGACACGCCCGGTGCGTGGAAGACGACCGACATCGGCGACGACTTCACTCTCCAGTTCTACGACCAGGCGTCGCACGGCGCCGACTACTTCCGGATCTATGTCAGCGACGACGGCTTCGACCCGACCTCCGAGCAGCTGGGTTGGGACGACCTCGACCTCATCAAGACGACCGGCAGCTACGAGCCCGCCGAGAACATCGACATCCCGGTGAGCACCTCCGGCTACTCCGGCCGCCACGTGGTCTTCACCGTCTGGAAGGCCTCGCACATGGACCAGAACTACTACTTCTGCAGCGACGTGAACTTCAGCTGA
- a CDS encoding HAD family hydrolase produces the protein MDRRLVLWDVDQTLVDFGGLGAEIFAAAFARCTGLGTHARTRGPGRTDWQAFRETRLANGLDPADEDMAGFAAAQEALLAERGPELLRLGRALPGVAEVLRRCAEHPGVVSSLLTGNTRPTAERKLAAVGLDGLVDTALGGYGDDRPDRAELVGIARERVERATGTAFTPETTVLVGDTPNDVRAALGGGARILAVATGTASPGDLRAAGAGTVLDDLSSPDAVLAELLR, from the coding sequence GTGGACCGACGACTGGTGCTGTGGGACGTCGATCAGACCCTGGTGGACTTCGGCGGGCTCGGCGCGGAGATCTTCGCCGCGGCTTTCGCCCGCTGCACCGGGCTCGGCACCCACGCCCGCACCCGCGGCCCCGGCCGCACCGATTGGCAGGCCTTCCGCGAGACCCGGCTGGCCAACGGACTCGACCCCGCCGACGAGGACATGGCCGGATTCGCCGCCGCCCAGGAGGCCCTCCTCGCCGAACGCGGCCCCGAACTCCTCCGGCTCGGCCGCGCGCTGCCCGGGGTCGCGGAGGTCCTGCGGCGCTGCGCGGAGCATCCCGGCGTGGTCTCGTCGCTGCTGACCGGAAACACACGCCCCACCGCCGAGCGCAAGCTCGCCGCCGTGGGCTTGGACGGCCTCGTCGACACCGCGCTCGGCGGCTACGGCGACGACCGCCCGGACCGCGCCGAGCTTGTGGGGATCGCGCGCGAGCGGGTCGAACGCGCCACCGGGACCGCCTTCACCCCCGAGACCACGGTGCTGGTCGGCGATACCCCCAACGACGTGCGGGCGGCGCTCGGCGGCGGGGCGCGCATCCTCGCGGTCGCCACGGGGACCGCCTCACCCGGGGACCTGCGCGCCGCGGGCGCCGGAACCGTACTCGACGACCTCTCTTCCCCCGACGCCGTGCTGGCGGAGCTGCTGCGGTGA
- a CDS encoding DUF6286 domain-containing protein, with translation MTTVEDALRRPDPAAGRRANRVAVRTFRPRRSWPVVIVGALVLGVAAPAAAEVASALAGAPLRTAVTSAAGEYAAGARWSDPVVRAASAVAALIGLVLIAAALVPGCGRSTGALTGTPELVVGLSRRGLKRTLAGAAHDVGGVCGARVSVGRRRVTVRVHTDLREAPELGTEVAAAVRGRLAELEPVRAFTVTARVRRWAG, from the coding sequence ATGACAACCGTCGAGGACGCGCTGAGGCGCCCGGACCCGGCCGCGGGCCGACGCGCGAACCGCGTGGCCGTGCGCACCTTCCGCCCGCGGCGCTCGTGGCCCGTGGTGATCGTCGGCGCACTCGTGCTGGGTGTCGCCGCGCCGGCCGCCGCCGAGGTCGCCTCGGCTCTGGCGGGAGCGCCCCTGCGGACCGCCGTCACCTCCGCTGCCGGGGAATACGCCGCAGGCGCGCGCTGGAGCGATCCCGTCGTACGGGCCGCTTCGGCCGTAGCGGCACTGATCGGCCTGGTGCTCATCGCGGCGGCGCTGGTACCCGGGTGCGGCCGCTCCACGGGGGCGCTGACCGGCACTCCCGAGCTCGTCGTCGGGCTCTCGCGGCGAGGGCTCAAGCGCACACTCGCCGGTGCGGCCCATGACGTGGGCGGGGTGTGCGGCGCCCGCGTCTCGGTGGGGCGGCGCCGGGTGACGGTGCGTGTGCACACCGACCTGCGCGAGGCGCCCGAGCTGGGCACCGAGGTCGCCGCGGCCGTGCGCGGGCGACTGGCCGAGCTGGAGCCGGTCCGGGCGTTCACGGTGACCGCCCGTGTGCGGCGGTGGGCCGGGTGA